In the Wyeomyia smithii strain HCP4-BCI-WySm-NY-G18 chromosome 2, ASM2978416v1, whole genome shotgun sequence genome, one interval contains:
- the LOC129725165 gene encoding protein lingerer isoform X6 — MSTQTRSGGGGGGRNKSKVGKENKENAGVDESQQQQQQSLQQQKSGATNNSGGGDKQKKGTETAGSKGSDLKDKQHQQTTTHTIKVKQPTAEQIRIAQITDIKSGMDDPKIQEKIQNLMETTQRSEEEVCCALQECDNDLDRAVIFLLETLPVGAFATTSKKKKNKSQNKEQNDAAPNDGDWDNVTANAGSASGGGSGLSGDTKDRRGNRSGNARSGGGPGGPGTGGRGGRGNFRDTDRSDRDRNGFDRGGRGGPRNRDGRDGGPGRGSYNGGSRGGRGGGARVGTRGPGSRDQNRGSRLNDHQEIDAWDPVTTANTNDLNKPEESSAFTDTWGDWDNEEYTGSLSDTKVFTPSTQSTSVNQQVQQPQAQSTNSQLSQSQSTLQPQSQHQQPQSQQPALTTTQPASVSTSVANPAELLAPPGLEQQILNPPQPKETDLVQQYSTTVVSSTATAAAAASNTVQYPDLHSTSSAAAQHLRQSLDIPQINSSSSLSAEQSQYFNTLSSQNSALPASVVNSFQPSTVQYPTTYGSSNSFSDQVSSSQQAPAARRQRARVPPPSKIPSSAVEMPGDSLNNIGYLDVQFGALDFGTDDTFDGVSATDKFNANSSEQNTSSAVQLTSSVQPSQPEVSEYQSKSSVVNNLQTKSNLTSGLQGTQIMQGQSDSLTASQSDTLSSSYSQRSSSTVVPSSVSAGVNVNSINSTTSTLEQLTKTDPYSQSTATNAGSGGYQNVSYSSSQANKTSYPSSAAPQGYNNSSFSSSQVATNTYPPSSNNYSSYNQSGVSAYQQPSSNVPSSVVPNNSSNSSVGVSAVNQGNSNLPVNNSSVSNNSSNSSSGYLSSQYPVSQTSSAFPSQQNYQSSSQNVYGNTGLNNNTGYTGSASTSSGQYGNFSTSKLKDTPVSTQFESVASNTVSNNNPSNNSVSSASSSLPNSSVVSTTTKSSSSSSGTGVVPNIPMVSPYIQPGVPFYQQPVYSYEELQMLQQRMSHVPGYYDMNYQTPTSLGAAGVRDANLGSVAYSTMSDGRFTRTDNNSSPVSNVPSTMSQQTGSGGPMLNLPYAYFYGGNVMPGGFQYGTPAIYPQQMTTNATSGGQFQKPAYNSGYGTSGYDTLSQTGQDYNKNPYPTSGVGQQSKGQTVSNPQSAGGSGSDIAPSMYGKSHVALNKVNSYEKQSFHSGTPPPYNIAGTQTAGATSGQPYGQHLYIPTIPTHHNINMHQAMHQKF, encoded by the exons ATGAGCACACAAACCCGTTCCGGAGGTGGTGGTGGCGGCCGTAATAAGTCTAAAGTTGGCAAAGAGAACAAAGAAAATGCTGGCGTGGACGAAtcgcaacagcaacagcagcagtctTTGCAGCAGCAAAAAAGCGGGGCTACAAACAACTCTGGAGGCGGTGATAAGCAGAAGAAAGGCACAGAGACAGCCGGTTCCAAAGGTAGTGACTTGAAGGATAAACAGCATCAGCAGACAACAACACACACTATCAAGGTCAAGCAACCGACTGCCGAACAGATTCGCATTGCTCAAATTACAGATATCAAAAGTGGTATGGATGACCCGAAGATACAGGAGAAGATCCAGAATTTGATGGAAACAACGCAACGTTCGGAGGAAGAGGTATGCTGCGCTTTGCAGGAGTGTGACAATGATCTCGATCGAgctgttatttttcttctggaGACGCTTCCAGTTGGAGCATTTGCCACAACatctaagaaaaagaaaaacaaatcgcAAAATAAAGAGCAGAATGATGCTGCTCCCAATGACGGCGATTGGGATAATGTAACGGCAAATGCAGGCTCCGCGTCAGGAGGAGGAAGTGGCTTGAGCGGTGATACTAAAGATCGTCGTGGAAATCGTTCCGGTAATGCACGCTCTGGTGGTGGTCCTGGAGGTCCGGGAACTGGTGGTCGTGGAGGTCGTGGCAACTTCCGTGACACAGATCGGAGTGACAGAGATCGCAACGGTTTCGATCGCGGTGGTCGAGGAGGTCCACGTAATCGAGATGGTCGGGACGGTGGTCCAGGTCGTGGAAGCTACAACGGTGGATCTCGAGGCGGCCGTGGCGGTGGAGCACGCGTTGGAACCCGTGGTCCTGGATCACGAGATCAAAATCGAGGATCCCGCTTAAACGATCATCAGGAGATCGATGCGTGGGATCCAGTTACGACCGCTAATACCAATGATCTCAATAAACCGGAAGAATCTTCTGCATTCACCGATACATGGGGAGATTGGGATAATGAAGAGTACACAGGTTCGCTATCGGATACCAAAGTTTTTACGCCTAGTACGCAATCAACATCGGTGAATCAGCAAGTACAGCAGCCGCAGGCCCAATCAACAAACTCACAGTTATCGCAATCTCAATCAACACTACAACCGCAATCCCAACACCAGCAGCCACAGTCGCAACAACCGGCATTGACAACTACTCAACCGGCTTCGGTTTCAACATCGGTGGCGA aTCCTGCTGAATTGTTAGCTCCACCAGGTTTAGAACAGCAGATTTTAAATCCACCACAGCCTAAAGAGACTGATCTAGTGCAGCAGTATAGCACCACAGTTGTGTCAAGTACAGCAACGGCAGCAGCCGCTGCTAGTAATACAGTTCAGTATCCGGATCTTCATTCGACGTCAAGTGCTGCAGCTCAACATTTACGTCAGTCGCTTGATATTCCGCAGATAAACTCTTCATCATCGCTTTCCGCAGAACAATCACAGTATTTTAATACGTTATCTTCTCAAAATTCCGCTCTCCCGGCGAGTGTTGTGAATTCGTTCCAACCAAGCACTGTGCAATATCCGACCACGTATGGATCGAGCAACAGTTTTAGTGATCAGGTATCATCATCCCAGCAAGCTCCGGCAGCTCGAAGACAACGGGCGCGGGTTCCTCCGCCATCGAAGATACCGTCCAGTGCCGTCGAAATGCCGGGTGATAGTCTAAATAATATTGGCTATTTGGATGTGCAATTTGGTGCTCTCGATTTTGGTACAGACGACACTTTCGATGGTGTGTCTGCAACGGACAAATTCAATGCAAACAGTTCAGAGCAGAACACTTCATCGGCGGTACAACTGACTTCGTCGGTACAACCGTCCCAACCAGAAGTTAGCGAGTATCAAAGCAAATCGAGCGTTGTTAATAATCTTCAGACAAAATCTAATCTAACCAGTGGATTACAAGGTACACAGATAATGCAAGGACAGAGTGATTCGTTAACGGCGTCGCAAAGCGACACTCTATCAAGTAGTTATTCACAGCGTAGTAGTTCCACCGTGGTTCCTTCCTCGGTTAGCGCTGGTGTCAACGTAAACTCTATTAACAGTACCACATCGA CACTGGAGCAATTGACCAAGACTGATCCTTATAGTCAATCCACCGCGACGAATGCTGGCTCCGGCGGATATCAAAACGTATCGTACTCTTCGTCACAGGCGAATAAAACTTCTTATCCTTCATCGGCAGCGCCGCAGGGGTATAACAACTCTAGTTTTTCAAGCTCCCAG GTGGCAACCAACACATACCCGCCGTCATCCAACAATTACAGTTCATATAATCAAAGTGGAGTCAGCGCGTACCAACAACCGAGCAGTAACGTGCCGAGTAGTGTAGTACCGAATAATAGCTCCAACAGCTCGGTAGGTGTCTCTGCAGTGAACCAGGGTAATTCGAATTTGCCGGTGAACAACAGTAGTGTTAGTAATAACAG CTCGAATTCTAGTTCCGGGTATCTGTCCAGTCAGTATCCTGTAAGCCAGACGTCCTCGGCTTTTCCTTCACAGCAAAACTATCAGAGCAGTTCGCAGAACGTGTATGGAAACACGGGACTGAATAATAATACTGG ATACACGGGTAGTGCAAGCACCTCCTCTGGACAGTATGGTAACTTTAGCACTTCAAAGCTTAAAGATACTCCCGTTTCAACCCAATTCGAGAG TGTTGCCTCCAATACGGTTTCGAACAACAATCCAAGCAACAATAGCGTTTCAAGTGCTTCGTCCTCGTTGCCGAATAGTTCCGTGGTATCCACGACAA CtaaaagcagcagcagcagcagtggaacCGGGGTGGTGCCAAACATACCTATGGTCAGCCCGTACATTCAGCCTGGTGTGCCATTCTACCAGCAGCCGGTGTACTCATATGAAGAACTGCAGATGCTTCAGCAGCGTATGTCACATGTGCCTGGATACTACGATATGAACTACCAAACGCCGACGAGTCTCGGTGCGGCCGGAGTGCGCGATGCAAACCTCGGTTCCGTCGCGTACTCGACCATGTCCGATGGTCGGTTCACCCGGACCGATAACAACTCGTCTCCTGTTAGTAACGTTCCAAGTACCATGTCACAACAAACAGGGTCTGGTGGTCCTATGTTGAACCTGCCATACGCTTATTTTTACGGCGGTAATGTGATGCCCGGCGGCTTCCAATATGGCACCCCAGCAATATATCCT CAACAAATGACGACGAATGCAACATCGGGTGGACAGTTCCAGAAACCAGCGTACAACAGTGGCTACGGAACTAGTGGTTACGACACGTTGAGCCAAACTGGACAGGATTACAATAAGAATCCTTACCCGACATCAGGTGTTGGGCAACAATCTAAAGGACAAACGGTCAGCAATCCACAGTCGGCTGGAGGAAGTGGCTCTGATATTGCGCCTTCTATGTATGGCAAAAGTCATGTAGCGCTTAATAAAGTCAAT TCGTACGAGAAACAATCGTTTCACTCGGGCACACCACCCCCTTATAACATAGCTGGAACACAGACTGCTGGTGCCACGTCCGGCCAGCCCTACGGACAGCATCTTTATATTCCGACGATACCAACGCATCATAATATCAATATGCATCAAGCGATGCATCAG AAGTTTTAA